In Belonocnema kinseyi isolate 2016_QV_RU_SX_M_011 chromosome 4, B_treatae_v1, whole genome shotgun sequence, a single window of DNA contains:
- the LOC117171935 gene encoding protein neuralized isoform X1: MGVSGECVVKGAGSKSHPCHCCGHAANASSSVPLHHNHHHHHQHHHDHHHLKNQVEANQNTSDTKILAPLRSKMRVLKKLKRKMGLAPRSSSAGTNNLPPLTFHQVHGDNIRLWNGDTVARRQESFCKGVTFSARPVRIGEKVCVKFLALSNNWNGVIRFGFTSNDPVNLRNALPKYACPDLTNKPGYWAKALAERFADRDSVLFYYLTSAGDVHFGVNGEEKGVFFSGVETRRPLWAMIDVYGNSTEIEFVDPNRQHFNNIKKGAEHSNEDNSQHSRHTAMDDVSNSRRDVERIIVPTMQNVSIHHELDIDLPGLRFQPSGVLFTPLPFHPTRGRNIHFTNQQCVATRDDMEFCHGYSFTSRPLFLGERLVIQILATEPKYVGALALGFTSCDPARLTTTDLPDDSDLLLDRPEYWVVSKDVASSPQPGDEIAFTVTHFGEVQMSKNGGTPNVVMHVDQSLQLWPFVDIYGSTQRVRMLASRPNSPPRTRQCISSPSGPQQQQQQPQQHSNHSNAATELSRFSEMVQFKPAVGGGTVLVVNLPPQGSYPAPPPPTPQPIYASSGNHRNPPPVPAQVPVPHPGSSRQSSPPLTGTMTSTGSSTYVDPVSYQSLDGTLSSSHLQQWSEGLQPTPGQPSECSICYERSINSVLYMCGHMCMCYTCAIQQWRGKGGGHCPLCRAPIRDVIRIYRS, encoded by the exons ATGGGGGTGTCCGGCGAGTGTGTGGTCAAAGGTGCTGGCAGCAAAAGCCACCCTTGTCATTGCTGTGGACACGCAGCAAACGCGAGCTCCAGTGTTCCGCTGCATCACAATCATCATCACCATCACCAACATCATCACGATCATCATCACTTGAAGAACCAAGTGGAGGCTAATCAGAACACTAGTGATACCAAGATTTTGGCACCCTTGCGCAGCAAGATGCGAGTGCTGAAGAAACTCAAACGCAAAATGGGCCTAG CGCCCAGATCGTCTAGTGCAGGTACCAACAACCTACCGCCCCTGACGTTCCACCAGGTACATGGTGATAACATTAGATTGTGGAATGGCGACACCGTCGCCAGGAGGCAAGAGAGCTTTTGCAAAGGTGTCACCTTCAGCGCACGACCGGTGCGAATCGGCGAGAAG GTATGTGTCAAGTTCCTCGCACTTTCTAACAACTGGAACGGAGTCATCCGTTTCGGATTCACAAGCAATGATCCAGTCAATCTGCGCAACGCTCTGCCAAAATACGCATGTCCTGATTTGACGAATAAACCAGGATACTGGGCGAAAGCCTTGGCTGAGAGATTCGCAGACAGGGATTCAGTCCTATTCTATTATTTGACATCTGCCGGAGACGTTCACTTTGGAGTTAATGGGGAGGAAAAGGGAGTCTTCTTCAGTGGCGTCGAGACAAGAAGACCGCTGTGGGCCATGATCGACGTCTATGGAAACAGCACTGAGATTGAGTTTGTGGACCCAAATCGGCAGCACTTCAACAATATCAAGAAAGGTGCCGAGCACAGCAATGAGGACAATTCTCAGCACAGCAGACACACGGCCATGGATGACGTGAGCAATTCTCGTAGAGACGTTGAGAGGATCATCGTCCCGACCATGCAGAATGTGTCCATCCATCACGAGCTCGACATCGACCTCCCCGGCTTGAGGTTTCAACCTTCCGGCGTTCTGTTCACTCCTCTCCCATTCCATCC aactCGAGGTAGAAACATCCACTTTACGAACCAACAATGCGTCGCTACGCGTGACGATATGGAATTCTGTCACGGATATTCATTTACGAGTCGACCTCTCTTCCTGGGCGAGAGACTTGTCATCCAGATCCTGGCAACAGAACCAAAGTACGTTGGTGCATTGGCACTTGGCTTTACATCATGTGACCCAGCTAGACTCACAACGACCGACCTTCCCGACGACAGCGATCTTCTCCTAGACCGGCCCGAGTATTGGGTCGTTTCAAAAGACGTCGCCTCGAGTCCACAACCCGGTGATGAGATCGCCTTCACCGTCACCCACTTTGGCGAGGTCCAGATGAGCAAGAACGGAGGTACACCCAATGTCGTCATGCACGTGGACCAAAGCCTCCAACTCTGGCCTTTTGTCGATATTTACGGAAGCACCCAAAGAGTGAGAATGCTTGCCAGTAGACCCAATTCCCCGCCCAGGACGCGGCAGTGCATTTCCTCACCTTCTGGCCCACAGCAGCAGCAGCAACAGCCACAACAGCACTCGAATCACAGTAATGCTGCGACCGAACTCTCGAGATTCTCCGAGATGGTTCAGTTTAAACCGGCAGTTGGCGGAGGCACCGTCCTTGTCGTAAATCTTCCGCCACAAGGAAGCTATCCAGCTCCACCGCCTCCGACTCCTCAGCCCATTTATGCCTCGTCCGGAAACCACAGAAATCCACCGCCCGTTCCGGCACAAGTTCCAGTTCCACATCCGGGATCCTCAAGACAGTCGTCACCTCCACTCACTGGCACGATGACCTCGACTGGATCGTCGACTTATGTCGATCCAGTGTCTTATCAGAGTCTCGATGGAACTCTCTCGTCATCGCACCTTCAGCAGTGGAGCGAGGGTCTCCAGCCAACTCCTGGACAACCTAGTGAATGCTCGATTTGCTACGAGCGCAGCATTAACAGCGTCCTCTACATGTGCGGACACATGTGCATGTGCTACACGTGTGCTATTCAGCAGTGGCGAGGAAAAGGTGGCGGTCACTGTCCTCTCTGCCGAGCACCAATCCGAGACGTTATCCGGATATACAGATCCTGA
- the LOC117171935 gene encoding protein neuralized isoform X2, with the protein MSLSCQRPRKLTIGRATRVARLRLSSNSNGTAPRSSSAGTNNLPPLTFHQVHGDNIRLWNGDTVARRQESFCKGVTFSARPVRIGEKVCVKFLALSNNWNGVIRFGFTSNDPVNLRNALPKYACPDLTNKPGYWAKALAERFADRDSVLFYYLTSAGDVHFGVNGEEKGVFFSGVETRRPLWAMIDVYGNSTEIEFVDPNRQHFNNIKKGAEHSNEDNSQHSRHTAMDDVSNSRRDVERIIVPTMQNVSIHHELDIDLPGLRFQPSGVLFTPLPFHPTRGRNIHFTNQQCVATRDDMEFCHGYSFTSRPLFLGERLVIQILATEPKYVGALALGFTSCDPARLTTTDLPDDSDLLLDRPEYWVVSKDVASSPQPGDEIAFTVTHFGEVQMSKNGGTPNVVMHVDQSLQLWPFVDIYGSTQRVRMLASRPNSPPRTRQCISSPSGPQQQQQQPQQHSNHSNAATELSRFSEMVQFKPAVGGGTVLVVNLPPQGSYPAPPPPTPQPIYASSGNHRNPPPVPAQVPVPHPGSSRQSSPPLTGTMTSTGSSTYVDPVSYQSLDGTLSSSHLQQWSEGLQPTPGQPSECSICYERSINSVLYMCGHMCMCYTCAIQQWRGKGGGHCPLCRAPIRDVIRIYRS; encoded by the exons ATGTCTCTTTCCTGCCAACGACCCAGGAAGCTGACTATCGGAAGGGCTACCAGGGTGGCTCGCCTCAGGCTCTCCTCTAACTCTAACGGCACGG CGCCCAGATCGTCTAGTGCAGGTACCAACAACCTACCGCCCCTGACGTTCCACCAGGTACATGGTGATAACATTAGATTGTGGAATGGCGACACCGTCGCCAGGAGGCAAGAGAGCTTTTGCAAAGGTGTCACCTTCAGCGCACGACCGGTGCGAATCGGCGAGAAG GTATGTGTCAAGTTCCTCGCACTTTCTAACAACTGGAACGGAGTCATCCGTTTCGGATTCACAAGCAATGATCCAGTCAATCTGCGCAACGCTCTGCCAAAATACGCATGTCCTGATTTGACGAATAAACCAGGATACTGGGCGAAAGCCTTGGCTGAGAGATTCGCAGACAGGGATTCAGTCCTATTCTATTATTTGACATCTGCCGGAGACGTTCACTTTGGAGTTAATGGGGAGGAAAAGGGAGTCTTCTTCAGTGGCGTCGAGACAAGAAGACCGCTGTGGGCCATGATCGACGTCTATGGAAACAGCACTGAGATTGAGTTTGTGGACCCAAATCGGCAGCACTTCAACAATATCAAGAAAGGTGCCGAGCACAGCAATGAGGACAATTCTCAGCACAGCAGACACACGGCCATGGATGACGTGAGCAATTCTCGTAGAGACGTTGAGAGGATCATCGTCCCGACCATGCAGAATGTGTCCATCCATCACGAGCTCGACATCGACCTCCCCGGCTTGAGGTTTCAACCTTCCGGCGTTCTGTTCACTCCTCTCCCATTCCATCC aactCGAGGTAGAAACATCCACTTTACGAACCAACAATGCGTCGCTACGCGTGACGATATGGAATTCTGTCACGGATATTCATTTACGAGTCGACCTCTCTTCCTGGGCGAGAGACTTGTCATCCAGATCCTGGCAACAGAACCAAAGTACGTTGGTGCATTGGCACTTGGCTTTACATCATGTGACCCAGCTAGACTCACAACGACCGACCTTCCCGACGACAGCGATCTTCTCCTAGACCGGCCCGAGTATTGGGTCGTTTCAAAAGACGTCGCCTCGAGTCCACAACCCGGTGATGAGATCGCCTTCACCGTCACCCACTTTGGCGAGGTCCAGATGAGCAAGAACGGAGGTACACCCAATGTCGTCATGCACGTGGACCAAAGCCTCCAACTCTGGCCTTTTGTCGATATTTACGGAAGCACCCAAAGAGTGAGAATGCTTGCCAGTAGACCCAATTCCCCGCCCAGGACGCGGCAGTGCATTTCCTCACCTTCTGGCCCACAGCAGCAGCAGCAACAGCCACAACAGCACTCGAATCACAGTAATGCTGCGACCGAACTCTCGAGATTCTCCGAGATGGTTCAGTTTAAACCGGCAGTTGGCGGAGGCACCGTCCTTGTCGTAAATCTTCCGCCACAAGGAAGCTATCCAGCTCCACCGCCTCCGACTCCTCAGCCCATTTATGCCTCGTCCGGAAACCACAGAAATCCACCGCCCGTTCCGGCACAAGTTCCAGTTCCACATCCGGGATCCTCAAGACAGTCGTCACCTCCACTCACTGGCACGATGACCTCGACTGGATCGTCGACTTATGTCGATCCAGTGTCTTATCAGAGTCTCGATGGAACTCTCTCGTCATCGCACCTTCAGCAGTGGAGCGAGGGTCTCCAGCCAACTCCTGGACAACCTAGTGAATGCTCGATTTGCTACGAGCGCAGCATTAACAGCGTCCTCTACATGTGCGGACACATGTGCATGTGCTACACGTGTGCTATTCAGCAGTGGCGAGGAAAAGGTGGCGGTCACTGTCCTCTCTGCCGAGCACCAATCCGAGACGTTATCCGGATATACAGATCCTGA
- the LOC117171935 gene encoding protein neuralized isoform X4 has translation MSKQIITAPRSSSAGTNNLPPLTFHQVHGDNIRLWNGDTVARRQESFCKGVTFSARPVRIGEKVCVKFLALSNNWNGVIRFGFTSNDPVNLRNALPKYACPDLTNKPGYWAKALAERFADRDSVLFYYLTSAGDVHFGVNGEEKGVFFSGVETRRPLWAMIDVYGNSTEIEFVDPNRQHFNNIKKGAEHSNEDNSQHSRHTAMDDVSNSRRDVERIIVPTMQNVSIHHELDIDLPGLRFQPSGVLFTPLPFHPTRGRNIHFTNQQCVATRDDMEFCHGYSFTSRPLFLGERLVIQILATEPKYVGALALGFTSCDPARLTTTDLPDDSDLLLDRPEYWVVSKDVASSPQPGDEIAFTVTHFGEVQMSKNGGTPNVVMHVDQSLQLWPFVDIYGSTQRVRMLASRPNSPPRTRQCISSPSGPQQQQQQPQQHSNHSNAATELSRFSEMVQFKPAVGGGTVLVVNLPPQGSYPAPPPPTPQPIYASSGNHRNPPPVPAQVPVPHPGSSRQSSPPLTGTMTSTGSSTYVDPVSYQSLDGTLSSSHLQQWSEGLQPTPGQPSECSICYERSINSVLYMCGHMCMCYTCAIQQWRGKGGGHCPLCRAPIRDVIRIYRS, from the exons CGCCCAGATCGTCTAGTGCAGGTACCAACAACCTACCGCCCCTGACGTTCCACCAGGTACATGGTGATAACATTAGATTGTGGAATGGCGACACCGTCGCCAGGAGGCAAGAGAGCTTTTGCAAAGGTGTCACCTTCAGCGCACGACCGGTGCGAATCGGCGAGAAG GTATGTGTCAAGTTCCTCGCACTTTCTAACAACTGGAACGGAGTCATCCGTTTCGGATTCACAAGCAATGATCCAGTCAATCTGCGCAACGCTCTGCCAAAATACGCATGTCCTGATTTGACGAATAAACCAGGATACTGGGCGAAAGCCTTGGCTGAGAGATTCGCAGACAGGGATTCAGTCCTATTCTATTATTTGACATCTGCCGGAGACGTTCACTTTGGAGTTAATGGGGAGGAAAAGGGAGTCTTCTTCAGTGGCGTCGAGACAAGAAGACCGCTGTGGGCCATGATCGACGTCTATGGAAACAGCACTGAGATTGAGTTTGTGGACCCAAATCGGCAGCACTTCAACAATATCAAGAAAGGTGCCGAGCACAGCAATGAGGACAATTCTCAGCACAGCAGACACACGGCCATGGATGACGTGAGCAATTCTCGTAGAGACGTTGAGAGGATCATCGTCCCGACCATGCAGAATGTGTCCATCCATCACGAGCTCGACATCGACCTCCCCGGCTTGAGGTTTCAACCTTCCGGCGTTCTGTTCACTCCTCTCCCATTCCATCC aactCGAGGTAGAAACATCCACTTTACGAACCAACAATGCGTCGCTACGCGTGACGATATGGAATTCTGTCACGGATATTCATTTACGAGTCGACCTCTCTTCCTGGGCGAGAGACTTGTCATCCAGATCCTGGCAACAGAACCAAAGTACGTTGGTGCATTGGCACTTGGCTTTACATCATGTGACCCAGCTAGACTCACAACGACCGACCTTCCCGACGACAGCGATCTTCTCCTAGACCGGCCCGAGTATTGGGTCGTTTCAAAAGACGTCGCCTCGAGTCCACAACCCGGTGATGAGATCGCCTTCACCGTCACCCACTTTGGCGAGGTCCAGATGAGCAAGAACGGAGGTACACCCAATGTCGTCATGCACGTGGACCAAAGCCTCCAACTCTGGCCTTTTGTCGATATTTACGGAAGCACCCAAAGAGTGAGAATGCTTGCCAGTAGACCCAATTCCCCGCCCAGGACGCGGCAGTGCATTTCCTCACCTTCTGGCCCACAGCAGCAGCAGCAACAGCCACAACAGCACTCGAATCACAGTAATGCTGCGACCGAACTCTCGAGATTCTCCGAGATGGTTCAGTTTAAACCGGCAGTTGGCGGAGGCACCGTCCTTGTCGTAAATCTTCCGCCACAAGGAAGCTATCCAGCTCCACCGCCTCCGACTCCTCAGCCCATTTATGCCTCGTCCGGAAACCACAGAAATCCACCGCCCGTTCCGGCACAAGTTCCAGTTCCACATCCGGGATCCTCAAGACAGTCGTCACCTCCACTCACTGGCACGATGACCTCGACTGGATCGTCGACTTATGTCGATCCAGTGTCTTATCAGAGTCTCGATGGAACTCTCTCGTCATCGCACCTTCAGCAGTGGAGCGAGGGTCTCCAGCCAACTCCTGGACAACCTAGTGAATGCTCGATTTGCTACGAGCGCAGCATTAACAGCGTCCTCTACATGTGCGGACACATGTGCATGTGCTACACGTGTGCTATTCAGCAGTGGCGAGGAAAAGGTGGCGGTCACTGTCCTCTCTGCCGAGCACCAATCCGAGACGTTATCCGGATATACAGATCCTGA
- the LOC117171935 gene encoding protein neuralized isoform X3 yields the protein MGQSSSKSSTGHSAPRSSSAGTNNLPPLTFHQVHGDNIRLWNGDTVARRQESFCKGVTFSARPVRIGEKVCVKFLALSNNWNGVIRFGFTSNDPVNLRNALPKYACPDLTNKPGYWAKALAERFADRDSVLFYYLTSAGDVHFGVNGEEKGVFFSGVETRRPLWAMIDVYGNSTEIEFVDPNRQHFNNIKKGAEHSNEDNSQHSRHTAMDDVSNSRRDVERIIVPTMQNVSIHHELDIDLPGLRFQPSGVLFTPLPFHPTRGRNIHFTNQQCVATRDDMEFCHGYSFTSRPLFLGERLVIQILATEPKYVGALALGFTSCDPARLTTTDLPDDSDLLLDRPEYWVVSKDVASSPQPGDEIAFTVTHFGEVQMSKNGGTPNVVMHVDQSLQLWPFVDIYGSTQRVRMLASRPNSPPRTRQCISSPSGPQQQQQQPQQHSNHSNAATELSRFSEMVQFKPAVGGGTVLVVNLPPQGSYPAPPPPTPQPIYASSGNHRNPPPVPAQVPVPHPGSSRQSSPPLTGTMTSTGSSTYVDPVSYQSLDGTLSSSHLQQWSEGLQPTPGQPSECSICYERSINSVLYMCGHMCMCYTCAIQQWRGKGGGHCPLCRAPIRDVIRIYRS from the exons CGCCCAGATCGTCTAGTGCAGGTACCAACAACCTACCGCCCCTGACGTTCCACCAGGTACATGGTGATAACATTAGATTGTGGAATGGCGACACCGTCGCCAGGAGGCAAGAGAGCTTTTGCAAAGGTGTCACCTTCAGCGCACGACCGGTGCGAATCGGCGAGAAG GTATGTGTCAAGTTCCTCGCACTTTCTAACAACTGGAACGGAGTCATCCGTTTCGGATTCACAAGCAATGATCCAGTCAATCTGCGCAACGCTCTGCCAAAATACGCATGTCCTGATTTGACGAATAAACCAGGATACTGGGCGAAAGCCTTGGCTGAGAGATTCGCAGACAGGGATTCAGTCCTATTCTATTATTTGACATCTGCCGGAGACGTTCACTTTGGAGTTAATGGGGAGGAAAAGGGAGTCTTCTTCAGTGGCGTCGAGACAAGAAGACCGCTGTGGGCCATGATCGACGTCTATGGAAACAGCACTGAGATTGAGTTTGTGGACCCAAATCGGCAGCACTTCAACAATATCAAGAAAGGTGCCGAGCACAGCAATGAGGACAATTCTCAGCACAGCAGACACACGGCCATGGATGACGTGAGCAATTCTCGTAGAGACGTTGAGAGGATCATCGTCCCGACCATGCAGAATGTGTCCATCCATCACGAGCTCGACATCGACCTCCCCGGCTTGAGGTTTCAACCTTCCGGCGTTCTGTTCACTCCTCTCCCATTCCATCC aactCGAGGTAGAAACATCCACTTTACGAACCAACAATGCGTCGCTACGCGTGACGATATGGAATTCTGTCACGGATATTCATTTACGAGTCGACCTCTCTTCCTGGGCGAGAGACTTGTCATCCAGATCCTGGCAACAGAACCAAAGTACGTTGGTGCATTGGCACTTGGCTTTACATCATGTGACCCAGCTAGACTCACAACGACCGACCTTCCCGACGACAGCGATCTTCTCCTAGACCGGCCCGAGTATTGGGTCGTTTCAAAAGACGTCGCCTCGAGTCCACAACCCGGTGATGAGATCGCCTTCACCGTCACCCACTTTGGCGAGGTCCAGATGAGCAAGAACGGAGGTACACCCAATGTCGTCATGCACGTGGACCAAAGCCTCCAACTCTGGCCTTTTGTCGATATTTACGGAAGCACCCAAAGAGTGAGAATGCTTGCCAGTAGACCCAATTCCCCGCCCAGGACGCGGCAGTGCATTTCCTCACCTTCTGGCCCACAGCAGCAGCAGCAACAGCCACAACAGCACTCGAATCACAGTAATGCTGCGACCGAACTCTCGAGATTCTCCGAGATGGTTCAGTTTAAACCGGCAGTTGGCGGAGGCACCGTCCTTGTCGTAAATCTTCCGCCACAAGGAAGCTATCCAGCTCCACCGCCTCCGACTCCTCAGCCCATTTATGCCTCGTCCGGAAACCACAGAAATCCACCGCCCGTTCCGGCACAAGTTCCAGTTCCACATCCGGGATCCTCAAGACAGTCGTCACCTCCACTCACTGGCACGATGACCTCGACTGGATCGTCGACTTATGTCGATCCAGTGTCTTATCAGAGTCTCGATGGAACTCTCTCGTCATCGCACCTTCAGCAGTGGAGCGAGGGTCTCCAGCCAACTCCTGGACAACCTAGTGAATGCTCGATTTGCTACGAGCGCAGCATTAACAGCGTCCTCTACATGTGCGGACACATGTGCATGTGCTACACGTGTGCTATTCAGCAGTGGCGAGGAAAAGGTGGCGGTCACTGTCCTCTCTGCCGAGCACCAATCCGAGACGTTATCCGGATATACAGATCCTGA